The Thunnus thynnus chromosome 13, fThuThy2.1, whole genome shotgun sequence genome segment ACAAAAttttgtgaatttaaaaaaaaaaagtgtatacTTATAACAATATGCtgtataaacataataaaacacatttttcagactTTGAGACAGttcttgctctttttttgttttagttacTGTTTTTATCCTCcacattaaataaacaactcAATCTGTTTATTCGACATAATCATTGTACTCGTTCCAATGGTGCAATTATAGAAGATTAAGTTCTATATATATGGTGTAGAAAAACAACTCTAAGCTGAGGATATAACAGAAAAAGGCTCCAATGTTCCATTTTCGACACCTCTTTTGGAACAAGCACCCTAGTTTTTCCCCTCACAGCTGCTACGATTTGTCTGAGAATTGTgaagcagcaacaacagaacCAAAGTTATGAAAACAAGTCCTTTATTCTACTTCAGACATTAGGACAAGATCCAGTGTCATCTTCcatctgtatttattataaaaacagtACTAAAAACAATCAgtacactttaaaaaaatgtaaaacgaTCATGCATAGAGATAGTGGAGCAGTGAGGTTCCCACACCGCCGACAGCTTCTTGTGACGTCAtgataatacaaataaaagccTAAAAATCTGAGTATCACTCATTCACATCTGTATTAAACAATGTATGATGGTAATAAACCGTAGAAACGTGATAAGCTTTGTTACAAGCACAGCCTGTACGATCGAGACCCTCCAGTCTTCAGTCGCTGATCAGATAAAACCAGAAGAGACGATTCGCCCGAGCTGGTCATCGACCCTGTGATGTAAGAGAGGAATACATGAAGAACTTTCTCAACATATGtgaacatatacagtattgtaagcctgtgtgtgtgtgtgcacacctgTTGCTTTTTCATAATCTCATCTCTTGTCTTGAAGACCGGTGCGTCCTCCACATCGATGCCTTCCGCCATTTCCTTCACTTTCTCCACGAGCTCTGAGCTATACCTGCCGTCAGAGACGAGAAATATTATGTCAACACGGTGACGCGCAATTATTAAGCATCTTTAATTCATCTGTGATtcataatatttattataagataacatgaaaaacaagtaagaaagcaaatatcAGTGAAACTGCAGATGtactgatcaacagaaaatgaacagattataattttaataatcaggATGTTAATTTATGAAGTAATTATTACACATTAAAAGTACTTGCTGGTGTTTTGGTACTGATGAGACTATGTGCAAAACTTAGAGAAACAGTTTTGGCCAAGACACGTGGCTTTCTTGTTAGATGAAAGGATCCATACCGCTCTGAAGATTTTTTTAGTCTTTgagggaacaaaaaaaaaaaagtactggtATCGGATCAGTacttttttaaagccaaaagcCGGAAGagagctttttcactgcagaCGTTTAGACATGTgagagcaggaaaagcacaggtgcaattaaaaacataaaaaggatGGGTTCACTTTCATCTATcttaacaacagtcaggtgcccctatgaacattaaaacagctttagcttgcagtaatcattcctcctgttcatattgggCATTAGAAAAAATCCCTTCATCATGTGCTTATACTGTAAGTGaaaggggacaaaatccacagttctcattttgagcaaaaaatatattaaaaactttagttagttttagtttcagtcatatgagtttgtcaaataaagcggatatcttccacagttacagtctcacagacagtgtttccttgttcagctgcagtggaacgATGGTAACAAAAGGAGGGAATTTGGCTCTAAAAAGGTTTTAACTTTCAAAAGATATCaacttgatttgaataatttggATACTTGAAGcgtcatattagcttcagataaacttttaaatacatttttgcacagaaggacaactgtggattttgtcccccatcgcTGACAccgtaagtgcattatgaaggtaatggccagtatgaacaggactATTGATTATAGGAAGAAAACcccatttcaatgttcatttgggcatctgaatattgttttaagacagacttggaaaaaattgtgaacctgtcctttaacagcACCAATTTATTTAATTGCTTTACAGACACAGGGGGGCAGCAGTGAGCCCATGACAGGTTATAACACAAGCATGAGATGAAGAAGACACCGCAcgtgaaaacatttaaaaagaagcCACACAAAGGCGAGATTTACAATTTTTTACAAGTAACTTAAAACAATATGTTTCACTTTTAGACGAGAAAGGGCTTCAATGGTGAGGACTAACTAATTAGTTTGGTAAATGTATCTCAGTTAAACTTAACAGCTCAATTAAAGTCATTACTGTCATATTAATTGTAGATTAAGTGAGCTGTTCATCTTCTCCATCTCAAGAAACTGCAACACAAAACTATAGGACTTTATAAAGTTTAGAGAAAGTTGTTGACAGCTCACTGCTGTCTTGACTGCACACACCAATTTAGATAAATTCAGACAAATTTAAGATAAATTCCAATCTGGTTTCCGACAGAAGCATTAAACTGAAACGGTTCCTCTCAGAGTCTCCGATGACATAATGATGTGATTTGATGTGGGTGgatgttgttgctgctggatCTTAGTGCAGCTTTTGATACTGTAGAACACGGCATCCTGATTGAAAGGCTCAGGCAGTGGGTTGGTGTCTCTGGGAACGTCCTGGACTGgttctcctcctgtctctcagATAGAAGTTTTTCTGTGTCGCTCGGTCCCGTCTTTCCTGTGGTGTCCCACAGGGTTCTATCTTGGGTCCTATGCTACTTGCTTTGTATGCGTTTCCCTTGAGTCATATTATTAGCAAATTTAAAAAGGTATCTCCTATCACTGTTAAGATATTGATATTCAGCTGTATGTCTCTGTTTTGCACAATTATCTGGATGGCTATCAACTTCTTGCAGCTAAACGCAGATAAGACCGAGGCCCTTATCATAGCTTCAGACAACATAGGTTGCTCGGTGTACTGGGTCCCTTTCTTCAGCTGTACAGTCTAATCTTAGAAATCTCAGTGTTATATTTGATCAGGCTGTACTTGGTACAACATATCTAATCATTGACCCGGATATGATTCTTCCATTCGAGAAACAAACTCGGGTCTGTTGTATCACAACCTGAGCTGGAGATTTTTTATATCATCCTGTCTAGTCTACAAATGGCCCAGACCGCCACCGCAGGGCTGTTGACCAGGTCCAGTAGGACAACTCACGTCACACCCGTCTTATCATCTTTACGCTGGCTTCCCATCaagtttaggattcattttaaggtttttgttttcacacataGAGCCCTGCATGGTCAGGCACCCGTGTACATCTGTGACCTGCTCCATCTTTATATCACCAGTAGGTCACTTAGGTCTTCTGACCAGTGCTTACTGGTTGTCCCTCACTCTCaactaaaaacaaaaggtgatcGTGTCTTTGAAGGGGTGGCTCATTTCGAGAGTATCTAACTTCCATATGGTGACgtatttctgagtgaaacaggaGACAGGTAGGACATAACtttgggaggaatttgatttgaatgttgaaAAGTGGGCCTGTCATAATAAATCTCTCTGTGCTGCTAAAGGTTTGATGATTGATAGATGGGTGgatatcatgatattattgaTTGGTTCAAGCCTACCTAAGTACaggttatattttgttttacaggaagaaaacatgattggattttgatacaagaatacaaagaaactgggggttttttttggcatgTAATGTTAAGTTGGTGCACAATATGACCGATGTTACAAATCAACTGGTTTTCCTGTTAACTGCTTACGTTTGTTGTGTAAACGTCGGGAGTCTCTCATGGCGACAGCAGATGTTACAATCACGGAGAGGAAACGTAACTCACCATGCAAATGCctgattatgattttataaCGTGATGTTTTTATTCCTTTAGATGTAACACCTGGTATTACCTGGTTGGGGGAGGgtattttgaagaaaatacatatatttatatatatatatataatacatatatttctGATGCCAGTTTCACTGAACTCCATAAACCACCAATAAGCTGAATCAATCAGATTGGATAGTCTAGTCTACGAAATTATGAGTgatatataattattatcaaGTATTTACAAACAAATGTTACCAGTTAACAGGAAAACCAGTTAATTTGTAACACCGGGGATGTGATCTGAAGACTCATTTATTCAAACTGTCCCCGTGCTATCTGTTGCTTgtgttttatagtttgtttatttgttacttttttaaattttcttatttttaacaATCCTactcttgtgaagcactttgtgacgtTGCTCTGTAAAAAGGTGCTAcactaaataaactttacttctGTAAGTTACAGACATGCACTGCAGTGTGGTGGTCGTGAAAACACGTTGTGTTTACGTACCGACAGCCGAGGAAGACGTTGTTGGCCCAGACCATGGACAGAGAGAGCAGGTGGTCCAGCTGCTGGAACTGGAAGTCGTTTATGTTCCGCAGGATGAACTCCCTCCTCGGCTTCCAGTGTTTGTCGCTCTCCCAGTAGCCTCGAAACTTTTCTACCTGCTCTGCCAGAGCTCTGTTTTGTTGAATGAAATCCTCCACGTCCAGGGAAGACATCTTGCTCTTCTACAGCTGCCGAGTCAACAAAGGCAGTTTCCTGTCTTCGAAGCCTGGGAggtgtttgtgttgatgtttgagCTCCCAGTGTTTTCAACAGCGTCGCACAGTGGTGGAGCTGAGAGCTACAGCTGACCTGAAACAACCTCTGCACACAGCAGCTTCTGGCTGGTTGTTACTGGGTAGTCAGTTGGATTAAATTCATTAAAGGTGCAACATCTTAATCCATCAAATTAATTCATGCACATAAACGTCCATCCGTCTTCTTTTATCCTCCACAGGGTTGCAGAGGAGCTGGAGCCAGTCTCAGAACTCGACATTGGGCGAGAAATCACATcaatcaccaccatcatcaatcACAACaaacaaccattcacactcacattcacatctACGAGCAATTTTAGTAACCTGATCCAATTTTTGGTCTGTGAGAGGAAGCTGGAGCACCCGAAGATAGACTGAAC includes the following:
- the cdkn2aipnl gene encoding CDKN2AIP N-terminal-like protein encodes the protein MSSLDVEDFIQQNRALAEQVEKFRGYWESDKHWKPRREFILRNINDFQFQQLDHLLSLSMVWANNVFLGCRYSSELVEKVKEMAEGIDVEDAPVFKTRDEIMKKQQGR